In Streptacidiphilus sp. P02-A3a, the DNA window CACCCGCTGTTCCAGATCATGCTGGCCTTCAACAACACCGACACCGCGTCCGTCCTGAACGGGAAGTCCGACCCGCTGGACCTCCGCGGCGCGATGTTCGACCTCACCTTCTCGCTGAGTGAGCACTTCTCGGCGACCGGCGCCCCGGAAGGCCTCTCCGGTCTCCTGCAGTACTCCAGCGACCTCTTCGACCAGGACACGGTCGAGCTCATCGGCGCCCGGCTGCTCCGGCTGCTGGGCTCGGCGCTGGACAGCCCCGACTCGCCCGTCAGCGACCTCGACATCCTCGTCCCCGGCGAGCTCGCGGTGCTGCACGACCTCCCCGGTGAGGCGGGCACCGACGGCGGCACCGACCGGCCGCTGTCGGTGCTGGAGGGGTTCGCGGCGCAGGTGGCCCGCGATCCGGGCGCGGTGGCCGTGGTCTGCGGCGAACAGCAGCTCAGCTACCAGGAGTTGGCCGACCGCTCGGACGCCCTCGCCGAGGCGCTGCGCGCCGCCGGGATCGGCCCCGAATCCCGGGTCGGCGTCTGCCTGGAACGCACCGCGTGGCTGCCGGTCGCGCTGCTGGGGATCTGGAAGGCCGGGGGCGCCTACGTCCCGCTCGACCCCGAATACCCGCCCGCCCGGCTCAGCTACATGGCCCGGGACGCCGGCCTCAGCTGCGTCGTCACCCAGCGCGGCCTCGCCGACCTGGCCGCCTCGCTGCACACCGCACCGGTCCTGGTCGAGGACCTCCCCCGCACGGCGTCCGGCGGCGCCGACCCGTACCTCCCGAGCGGGAACGCGCTCGCCTACGTGATCTACACCTCGGGCTCGACCGGACAGCCCAAGGGCGTCGGCATCGACCACGGCAGCCTGATCCGGTTCTTCGCGGGCATGGAGCGGTCCTGCCCGCTGGGCGGGGACGACACCATCGCCGCGCTCACCAGCGTCTGCTTCGACATCTCGACCGTCGAACTGCTGCTGCCACTCGTCCTCGGCAGCCGCATCGTGGTGATCACCAAGGAGCAGTCCCTGGACGCCCGGGAACTCGCCGAGCAGGTCCGGGAGCACGGGGTCACCGTGCTCCAGGCCACCCCCACGTCCTGGCGGATGCTGATCGAGGCGGGGGGCGACTGGGGGAACCTGACCCACGCGATGTCCGGCGGTGAGCCGCTCACCACCGAGCTGGCCGCCAGGCTCCTCGCACGCGGGCTGCGGGTCTGGAACCTGTACGGACCGACCGAGGCCACGGTCTGGTCCTCGCTCGCGGAGATCACGGCGGCGGCCGATGCCGCGACGGTGGGCCGCACGATCGGCGGCGCGCGCCACTACGTCCTCGACGCGCTCGGCCGCCCGGTACCGGTCGGTGTCACGGGTGAGCTCTACATCGGCGGTGACATCGTCGCCCGCGGCTACCACAACCGCCCGGCCCAGAGCGCGGAGCGCTTCGTCCCGGACCCGCTGGGACCCCCGGGATCCAGGATGTACCGCACCGGTGACCGGGTCCGCTGGCTCACCGACGGCAGTCTCCAGTGCCTCGGCCGCCTCGACAGCCAGGTCAAGATCCGGGGCTTCCGGATCGAACCGGGTGAGATCGAGTCGGTGCTCGGCACCTGCCCCGGCGTCGACTTCGCCGCGGTGGTGGTGCGGCCGGACCCGACCGGCGGGCAGCGCCTCATCGGGTACGTGCTCCCCCGGTCGCCCGGCTCGGTGACCCCGCTGGAGCTGCGCGCCTGGTGCGCCCGCCAACTGCCGGCCCACATGGTGCCCGCCCGCCTGCTGCTGATCGACTCCGTCCCACGGACACCCGGCGGAAAGCTCGACCGCCGGGGATTCCCCGACCCGGACAGCGCCGCCGAGGCCCCGGACGCCGGGCACGAGCCTCCGACGAACGAGGTCGAACGGACCCTCGCCGACCTCTGGGGCCGCCTGCTCGGGCTGCGCGACCCAGGCATCCGGGACAACTTCTTCGACAGCGGTGGGCACTCGCTGCTGGCCACCCAGCTGATCTCCCAGATCCGGGTGGAGTTCCAGGTCGACCTCCCGCTGCGGGAGTTCTTCCGGGCCCCCACGATCGCCGATCTGGCCACAGCCGTCGAAGACCTGATCACCGCTCAGATGTCCGACCTGACCGAGGAAGAACTCCGAGACATGCTCGCCGAAATGGATGCGTCGTGAACGAGACCCAGAACACGCCCGCCACGGCGGACGCCCTGCGCAGGGAACTCATCGCCAAGCGGCTGGCCGGCCGGAAGACCGCGGTCGCCGGTGGCGCGGTCGGTGGTCGGATGGTGCCGGTGGAGCGCGGCGGGGCGCTGCCGGTCTCCTTCGCCCAGGAGCGGCTCTGGCTGCTGGACCGGCTCTCGGCGAGCGGCGACGAGTACCTCCTCAAGTACGTGTGGCGGGTCCGTGGGGCGTTGGATCGGGTGGCCTGGCAGCTGGCGCTGGACGACGTGGTCGCCCGGCACGAGGTCCTGCGCACCGCCCTGACCGAGGTCGACGGGCGCCCCGTGCAACGCATCGCCGACCACGCCACCGTCCCGCTGCAATGGACCGACCTCAGCACCACCCCCACCGACCAACGCCTGGACCACGCACGCGACCTGGCCACCAGCTTCTCCACCCAACCCTTCGACCTCGCCACCGCACCCCTGCTGCGCTCCGCCGCCTGGACCCTGGACACCGACGACCACCTCGTCGTCGTCACCTTCCACCACGTCGCCTCCGACGGCTGGTCCAACAAGATCTTCACCGACGAACTCACCGCCTGCTACGAGGCCCGCACCACCGGCAGCACCGCCACCCTGCCCCCACTCCCGATCCAGTACGCCGACTTCGCCAACTGGCAACGCAACCGACTCACCGGCCAGATCCTCGACGACCAACTCGACTACTGGCGCCACTCCCTGGCCGACCTGCCGATCCTCGACCTACCCACCGACCACCCCCGCCCCACCACCCGCACCGGCCGCGGCGGCACCATCACCTACACCCTCCCCACCACCCTCATCACCCAGCTCGAAACCCTCGCCCGACAACACCGAGCCACCACCTTCATGGTCCTGCTCGCCGCCTTCCACACCGTCCTCGCCCGCTGGACCGGACAGAACGACATCGCCATCGGCACCCCCATCGCCGGACGCAACCGCGCCGAAATCGAAGGCCTCATCGGCTTCTTCGTCAACACCCTCGTCACCCGCGCCAACCTCACCGACAACCCCACCTTCACCACCCACCTCACCCGCGTCCGCGACAACGTCCTCGGCGCCTTCGACCACCAAGACCTCCCCTTCGAACGCCTCGTCGAAGACCTCAAACCCGAACGCGACCCCAGTCGCAACCCCCTCTTCCAGGCCTGGTTCGTCACCCAGAACTTCGAGCAGGCCGAGGCGCACCACGGCTCCATCCAGCTGTCGCCGATGAGCCTCGACACCGGCGACCCCACCTCGCCCTTCGACATCTCGCTGATCACGCGACCGGTCGAAGGCGGGATGAAGTTCCACTTCACCTACGCCAGGGACCTGTTCGAGGCGGACTCCGTCGAGCGGCTGGCGAGCCACCTGCGCCGACTCCTGGAAGCGGTGGCGGTCACCCCTGACGTACCGGTCGGGAGCCTGGACCTGCTGACGGACGAGGAGCGGCAGGCTCTCACCGTCCTCAGCGCGCCGGTGGAGGTGACCGGTGAACCGCTGTCGGTACTGGAGGCGTTCGCGGTCCAGGTGGCCCGCGATCCGGGCGCGGTGGCCGTGGTCTGCGGCGAACAGCAGCTCAGCTACCAGGAGTTGGCCGACCGCTCGGACGCCCTCGCCGACACCCTGCACGCCGCCGGAGTCGGCCCCGAATCCCGGGTCGGCGTCTGCCTGCAACGCGGCCAGTGGCTACCGGTCGCGCTGCTGGGGATCTGGAAGGCCGGGGGCGCCTACGTCCCCCTCGACCCCGCCTACCCCCACGCCCGACTCGCCCACATGGCCCAGGACGCCGACCTGTCCTGCATCATCACCCAACGACAACTCACCCACCTGACCACCACCCTGCACCCCACACCCGTCCTCATCGAGGACCTCCCCACCACCGGCACCCACACCCCGCACCCCACCGGCTCCCTCGCCTACCTCATCTACACCTCCGGCTCCACCGGACAACCCAAGGGCGTCGCCGTCGACCACCCCGCCCTCGCCCGCCACACCCACACCATCCGCGAACACTACGCACTCACCCCCCACGACCACATCCTCCAGTTCGCCTCCTACTCCTTCGACCCGTTCCTGGAGCAGCTGCTCCCGGCGCTGCTCAGCGGCGCCCGGGTGATCATCCGGCCGAACGATCCCTGGCTGCCGAGCCACGTTCCGTCCGTGATCGAGCAGTACGGCATCACCGTGGCCAACTTCCCGCCGGCGTACTGGGCGGAGATGGTGTCGGGCCTGACGGCGGCCCAGGTACCCGCGATGGCGACGCTGCGGCTACTGGTCCTCGGCGGCGAGGTGCTGCCCGCCACCGCGCTGGCCGCCTGGCAGCGGCACCTCCCCGGCACCACCGTCATCAACGCCTACGGGCCCACCGAGACCACGGTGACCGCAACCGCCCACACCGTCCAGGGGGACACCCCCGGAAGGGTCCCGATCGGTACCGCTCTGGGTGGACGGCGCACCTACGTCCTCGACCCGCACGGCAACCCCACCCCCCTCGGCGTACCCGGCGAACTGTGCATCGGCGGACCCGAACTCGCCCGCGGCTACCACCACCAACCCGCCCTCACCGCCCACCGCTTCACCCCCGACCCCCACGGACCCGCAGGCAGCCGCCTCTACCACACCGGCGACCGAGTCCGCCGCCTCCCCAACGGCACCCTCCACTACCTCGGCCGCCTCGACAACCAAATCAAACTCCGCGGCTACCGCATCGAACTCGACGAAATCCAAACCACCCTCACCAACCACCCCCACATCACCACAGCCATCACCACCATCCGCGAAGACCAACCCGGACACCCCCGCCTCACCACCCACTACACCACCACCCACACCACCCCCCTCACCACCACCGAACTCCGCACCTGGTGCGCCACCACCCTCCCCGACCACATGATCCCCACCACCTACATCCACCTCACCACCCTCCCCACCACCCCCACCGGCAAAATCGACCACAAAGCCCTCCCCGCACCCACCACCGGGCGCAGCGACACCGACAGCGACTACACCGCTCCGCGCAACCCCACCGAGCAGACCATCGCCGACATCTGGGCCGAGGTCCTCGGCACCACCCTCATCGGCATCGACGACAACTTCTTCGAGCTCGGCGGCCACTCGCTGCTCGCCACCATGGCCGTCTCCCGCATCGCCGAACAGCTCAACCGCTCGGTCGAACTGCGCACCCTCTTCGAGAAGCCCTGCATCCGTGACTTCGCCGAGCAGGTCGCCGTAGCCGGTGGCGCGGTCGGTGGTCGGATGGTGCCGGTGGAGCGCGGCGGGGCGCTGCCGGTCTCCTTCGCCCAGGAGCGGCTCTGGCTGCTGGACCGGCTCTCCACGACCCGCGACGAGTACACCCTCAGCCATGTGTGGCGGGTCCGTGGGGCGTTGGATCGGGTGGCCTGGCAGCTGGCGCTGGACGATGTGGTCGCCCGGCACGAGGTCCTGCGCACCGCCCTGACCGAGGTCGACGGACGCCCCGTGCAACGCATCGCCGACCACGCCACCGTCCCGCTCCAGTGGACCGACCTCAGCACCACCCCCACCGACCAACGCCTGGACCACGCACGCGACCTGGCCACCAGCTTCGCCACCCAACCCTTCGACCTCGCCACCGCACCCCTGCTGCGCTCCGCCGCCTGGACCCTGGACACCGACGACCACCTCGTCGTCGTCACCTTCCACCACGTCGCCTCCGACGGCTGGTCCAACAAGATCTTCACCGACGAACTCACCGCCTGCTACGAGGCCCGCACCACCGGCAGCACCGCCACCCTGCCCCCACTCCCGATCCAGTACGCCGACTTCGCCAACTGGCAGCGCAACCGACTCACCGGCCAGGTCCTCGACGACCAACTCGACTACTGGCGCCACTCCCTGGCCGATCTGCCGATCCTCGACCTCCCCACCGACCACCCCCGCCCCACCACCCGCACCGGCCGCGGCGGCACCATCACCTACACCCTCCCCACCACCCTCATCACCCAGCTCGAAACCCTCGCCCGACAACACCGAGCCACCACCTTCATGGTCCTGCTCGCCGCCTTCCACACCGTCCTCGCCCGCTGGACCGGACAGAACGACATCGCCATCGGCACCCCCATCGCCGGACGCAACCGCGCCGAAATCGAAGGCCTCATCGGCTTCTTCGTCAACACCCTCGTCACCCGCGCCAACCTCACCGACAACCCCACCTTCACCACCCACCTCACCCGCGTCCGCGACAACGTCCTCGGCGCCTTCGACCACCAAGACCTCCCCTTCGAACGCCTCGTCGAAGACCTCAAACCCGAACGCGACCTCAGCCGCAACCCCCTCTTCCAGGTGCTGTTCGACGTCAACGACCGGCCGGCCACCCGGGTCACCGCCGCCGGGGCCGAGTTCACGCCCTTCGACCTGCCGCGGGACACCGCGAAGTTCGATCTCTCCCTCTCCTTCGGCACCGGCAGGGAGGGTCGCTTCTCCATCCATGTCGAGTACGCCACCGACCTCTTCGACGAGGCGACGGTCCGCCGCCTGGCCTCCCATGTCGAGAGCGTCCTGGTCGAGGTCGCCCACGCGCCCGGCACCCGGGTCGGCGACCTGCGGATGCTGTCCGAGGAGGAGCGGCTGAGCGTCGAGGCCTTCAGCGCGCCGGTGGAGGTGACCGGTGAGCCGCTGTCGGTACTGGAGGCGTTCGCGGCGCAGGTGGCCCGCGATCCGGGCGCGGTGGCCGTGGTCTGCGGCGAACAGCAGCTCAGCTACCAGGAGTTGGCCGACCGCTCGGACGCCCTCGCCGACACCCTGCACACCGCCGGGGTCGGCCCCGAATCCCGGGTCGGCGTCTGCCTGGAACGCGGCCAGTGGCTACCGGTCGCGCTGCTGGGGATCTGGAAGGCCGGGGGCGCCTACGTCCCCCTCGACCCCGCCTACCCCCACGCCCGACTCGCCCACATGGCCCAGGACGCGGACCTGTCCTGCATCATCACCCAACGACAACTCACCCACCTGACCACCACCCTGCACCCCACACCCATCCTCATCGAGGACCTCCCCACCACCGGCACCCACACCCCACACCCCACCGGCTCCCTCGCCTACCTCATCTACACCTCCGGCTCCACCGGACAACCCAAGGGCGTCGCCGTCGACCACCCCGCCCTCGCCCGCCACACCCACACCATCCGCGAACACTACGCACTCACCCCCCACGACCACATCCTCCAGTTCGCCTCCTACTCCTTCGACGCCTCACTCGAACAGACCCTCCCCGGCCTCACCGCCGGAGCCCAGGTGGTGATCCGCCCCGAGCAGGTGTGGACCATCGAGGAACTCCGCGAGCAGATCCACACCCACGGCATCACCGTCATGGAGCTGGTCCCCACCTACTGGGCCGAGTTCGCCGCCGGCCTCGACCACACCGCCCGCCCCGCCCTCGCGACCCTGCGACTCGTGATCACCGGCGGCGAGGTCCTCCCGCCCGCTCCCACCGACGCCTGGTTCACCCACCTCCCGCACGTCCCGGTCGTCAACACCTACGGCCCCACCGAAACCGCCATCGCCGCCACCGCCCACACGGTCCACCGGCGCACCGCCGAACGCATCCCGATCGGTACCGCTCTGGGTGGTCGGCGCACCTACGTCCTCGACCCGCACGGCAACCCCACCCCCCTCGGAGTACCCGGCGAACTGTGCATCGGCGGACCCGAACTCGCCCGCGGCTACCACCACCAACCCGCCCTCACCGCCCACCGCTTCACCCCCGACCCCCACGGACCCGCAGGCAGCCGCCTCTACCACACCGGCGACCGAGTCCGCCGACTCCCCAACGGCACCCTCCACTACCTCGGCCGCCTCGACAACCAAATCAAACTCCGCGGCTACCGCATCGAACTCGACGAAATCCAAACCACCCTCACCAACCACCCCCACATCACCACAGCCATCACCACCATCCGCGAAGACCAACCCGGACACCCCCGCCTCACCACCCACTACACCACCACCCACACCACCCCCCTCACCACCACCGAACTCCGCACCTGGTGCGCCACCACCCTCCCCGACCACATGATCCCCACCACCTACATCCACCTCACCACCCTCCCCACCACCCCCACCGGCAAAATCGACCACAAAGCCCTCCCCGCACCCACCACCGACGAGGGTGCCAAGAGCACCTCCTTCGTCGAACCCAGCACGCCCACCGAAGACGTGATCGCCAGTATCTGGTCGGTCGCCCTGGGCATCGACCGGGTGGGCGTCGAGGACAACTTCTTCGAACTCGGCGGCCACTCGCTGCGGGCCACCGTCGTCGCCTCCCGGATCCGCCAGGCGTTCGACTGCGCCGTCCAGGTCCGGCACATCTTCGAGAACCCGACCGTCTCCGCGTTGGCGGTCACCGTGGAACAGCTCCTGATCGACGAGATCGCCGCCATGAGCGGCGACGAGATCGACCTGTCACTCCACCTCCACCTCCAGTGACCAGCCGAACGAGGATCTGACATGTCAAGCATCAAGGAAGCCGCGAAGCCCCACGCCCGCCAGGCCCTCACCCCCGCCGCGCGCGCCCTGCTGAACCAGCGCCTGCGCGGGCTACAGGCCACCGGCCAGGCCGCTCCGGAGATCCCGCGCCTGGCCCCGGGCGCGACCGCGGTACCGCTGTCCAGCGCGCAGCAGCGCCTCAACTTCCTGGACCAGTTGCGGCCCGGCAGCACCGAGTACCTGATGCCCGCCGTCTGGCGGCTGGCCGGGGAGCTCGACCGCTCCGCGCTGGAGCTCGCCCTGGACGACCTGGTCCAGCGGCACCCGCAGCTGCGGACCCGGTTCCCCAGCCGTGGCGGCGTGGCCTTCCAGGAGGAACTGCCGGTCGGCGGGTTCACCCTGGAGTGGGTGGACCTGTCCGGTGTCGCTCCGGCGGCACGGGAGCAGGCCGCGACCGCGGCCGCCGAGGCCGCCGCGAACCGGCCCTTCGAGCTGGCGGCCGAGGCCCCGTTCCGGGCGACCCTGGTGCGGGTCGGCGCGGAGGACCACCTCCTGGTCCTGGCGATGCATCACATCGTGTCCGACGCCTGGTCCCTGGGCATCGTCTGCCGCGACCTGGCGGCCCTGTACGGCGCCCGCGCCGAGGGCCGGGCCGCCGCCCTGCCGGAGCTGCCGATCACCTACCGCGACTACGCGGCCTGGGAGTCCGCCGCGGGCGGCAGGGCTCGCGCGGAGGCCCACCTGGACTACTGGCGGACCCGGTTGGCCGGTCTCGCCCCGCTGGAGCTGCCCACCGACCGGCCGCGCCCGGTCGAGCGCTCGCACGAGGGGGCGGTCCTCAAGCTGGCCCTCCCCTCCCGGCTGCGGCAGTCGCTGCGGCAGCTCAACGAGCGCGGCAGCTCGACGATGTTCATGACGCTGCTGGCCGCCTACCAGATCGCCCTCGGCTTCCACACCGGGCAGGAGGACATCGCCGTGGGCACGATCGTGGCCAACCGCGACCGTCCGCAGACCGAGTCGCTGGTCGGGTTCTTCGTCAACACCCTGGTCATGCGGGGCGACCTGTCCGGGAACCCGACGCTGGCCGACTACCTGACCCGGGTACGGGACTCGGCCCTGGGCGCGATGGACCACCAGGACGTCCCCTTCGAGCGCCTGGTCGAGGTGCTCAGCCCGGACCGCGACCTCAGCCGCAACCCGCTGTTCCAGGTGCTCTTCGCCTACGAGTACGCCGACGGGGGCGGCTTCACGCTGGGCGGCGCACGCGGCGAGACCGTGTCCGTCGGCGCGGACATCGCGAAGTTCGACCTGTCGCTGCACGCCACCGAGCAGCCGGACGGGCTGACGCTCTCGTTCGTCTACCGGCGCGACCTGTTCGACCCGGAGACGGTCGCGACCCTGGCCGACCATGTGCACCGGGTGCTCGACGCGATCGTCAGCCGCCCGGCGACGGCGATCGCCGCCCTGGAGCCGCTGGCCGCGGAGGAGCGCGCGTCGCTGCTGGCGCAGGCGGGGAACCCGGACCCGGCCGTCGCCCCGACGGTGCCGCTGCTGCTGGACGCCTTCCAGCGGCAGGTCCGCCTCCGCCCCGACCAGGTCGCCCTGGTGAGCCCGAACGGGCGCCTGACGTACGCGCAACTGGACGATCGCGCCGAGCGGTTGGCGTCGGCGCTGCGCGTCCGCGGGGTGGGCCCGGAGTCCCGGGTCGGTGTCTGCGTGGGCCGCGACGAATGGCTCGCGGTCTCGGTGCTGGGGATCTGGAAGGCCGGCGGGGCCTACCTGCCGATGGACGGCTCCCACCCGGCCGAGCGGCTCGGCTTCATGGTCACCGACGCCGGGGCCGACCTGCTGCTCACCGACCGCGCCACCCACGACCAGGTCGCGGACCTGGGCGCCGAGGTACTGGTGCTGGACGCGCCCGGCGCGCTGGAGGGCTCCGGCTGCCCCTACCTGGACGGCACGCCGGGCACCGCGCCGCGGCCCGGCAACGCCGCCTACATCATCTACACCTCCGGCTCCACCGGCCGTCCGAAGGGCGTGGTGGTCACCCACCACAACGCCGCCCGGCTGTTCGCCTCCTGCGAGGCGTGGTCCGACTTCGGCCCGGACGACGTCTGGTCGCTGCTGCACTCCTTCGCCTTCGACTTCTCGGTCTGGGAGCTGTGGGGGGCGCTGGCCAACGGCGGGCGCGTGGTGATCGCCCCCAAGGACGTGGTCCGGGATCCGGAGGCCGTGTTCGACCTGCTGGCCACCGAGCGGGTCACCGTGCTGAGCCAGACCCCCGCCGCCTTCCAGGGCCTGCGGGCGCAGGCCGCGCAGTCCGGCCGCTCGTTCGCGGAACTCGCCCTGCGGACCGTCGTCTTCGGCGGCGACGCGCTCAGCGCGCGGGACTTCCGCGACTGGTTCGCCGACCCCGCGCCGCACCGGCCGCGGCTGGTGAACATGTACGGGATCACCGAGACCACCGTGCACGTCACCCACCGGGTGCTGACCCGCGAGGACGCCGAGGGCGACACCCTGTCGCCGATCGGGGTGCCGCTGGCGGACCTGCGCGGCTACGTGCTGGACCAGCACCAGCGGCTGGTACCGGTCGGCGTCCCGGGCGAGCTGTACGTCGCCGGGGCGGGTCTGGCCCGGGGCTACCTCGGACGCCCGTCGCTGACCGCCGAGCGTTTCGTGCCCGACCCCTACGGACCGGCCGGTGGTCGGCTGTACCGGACCGGCGACCGGGTCCGGCGGCTGCCCGACGGGCAGTTGGAGTTCCTGGGCCGGGTGGACGCGCAGGTCAAGATCCGCGGATTCCGCATCGAACTGGGCGAGATCGA includes these proteins:
- a CDS encoding non-ribosomal peptide synthetase yields the protein MNETQNTPATADALRRELIAKRLAGRKTAVAGGAVGGRMVPVERGGALPVSFAQERLWLLDRLSASGDEYLLKYVWRVRGALDRVAWQLALDDVVARHEVLRTALTEVDGRPVQRIADHATVPLQWTDLSTTPTDQRLDHARDLATSFSTQPFDLATAPLLRSAAWTLDTDDHLVVVTFHHVASDGWSNKIFTDELTACYEARTTGSTATLPPLPIQYADFANWQRNRLTGQILDDQLDYWRHSLADLPILDLPTDHPRPTTRTGRGGTITYTLPTTLITQLETLARQHRATTFMVLLAAFHTVLARWTGQNDIAIGTPIAGRNRAEIEGLIGFFVNTLVTRANLTDNPTFTTHLTRVRDNVLGAFDHQDLPFERLVEDLKPERDPSRNPLFQAWFVTQNFEQAEAHHGSIQLSPMSLDTGDPTSPFDISLITRPVEGGMKFHFTYARDLFEADSVERLASHLRRLLEAVAVTPDVPVGSLDLLTDEERQALTVLSAPVEVTGEPLSVLEAFAVQVARDPGAVAVVCGEQQLSYQELADRSDALADTLHAAGVGPESRVGVCLQRGQWLPVALLGIWKAGGAYVPLDPAYPHARLAHMAQDADLSCIITQRQLTHLTTTLHPTPVLIEDLPTTGTHTPHPTGSLAYLIYTSGSTGQPKGVAVDHPALARHTHTIREHYALTPHDHILQFASYSFDPFLEQLLPALLSGARVIIRPNDPWLPSHVPSVIEQYGITVANFPPAYWAEMVSGLTAAQVPAMATLRLLVLGGEVLPATALAAWQRHLPGTTVINAYGPTETTVTATAHTVQGDTPGRVPIGTALGGRRTYVLDPHGNPTPLGVPGELCIGGPELARGYHHQPALTAHRFTPDPHGPAGSRLYHTGDRVRRLPNGTLHYLGRLDNQIKLRGYRIELDEIQTTLTNHPHITTAITTIREDQPGHPRLTTHYTTTHTTPLTTTELRTWCATTLPDHMIPTTYIHLTTLPTTPTGKIDHKALPAPTTGRSDTDSDYTAPRNPTEQTIADIWAEVLGTTLIGIDDNFFELGGHSLLATMAVSRIAEQLNRSVELRTLFEKPCIRDFAEQVAVAGGAVGGRMVPVERGGALPVSFAQERLWLLDRLSTTRDEYTLSHVWRVRGALDRVAWQLALDDVVARHEVLRTALTEVDGRPVQRIADHATVPLQWTDLSTTPTDQRLDHARDLATSFATQPFDLATAPLLRSAAWTLDTDDHLVVVTFHHVASDGWSNKIFTDELTACYEARTTGSTATLPPLPIQYADFANWQRNRLTGQVLDDQLDYWRHSLADLPILDLPTDHPRPTTRTGRGGTITYTLPTTLITQLETLARQHRATTFMVLLAAFHTVLARWTGQNDIAIGTPIAGRNRAEIEGLIGFFVNTLVTRANLTDNPTFTTHLTRVRDNVLGAFDHQDLPFERLVEDLKPERDLSRNPLFQVLFDVNDRPATRVTAAGAEFTPFDLPRDTAKFDLSLSFGTGREGRFSIHVEYATDLFDEATVRRLASHVESVLVEVAHAPGTRVGDLRMLSEEERLSVEAFSAPVEVTGEPLSVLEAFAAQVARDPGAVAVVCGEQQLSYQELADRSDALADTLHTAGVGPESRVGVCLERGQWLPVALLGIWKAGGAYVPLDPAYPHARLAHMAQDADLSCIITQRQLTHLTTTLHPTPILIEDLPTTGTHTPHPTGSLAYLIYTSGSTGQPKGVAVDHPALARHTHTIREHYALTPHDHILQFASYSFDASLEQTLPGLTAGAQVVIRPEQVWTIEELREQIHTHGITVMELVPTYWAEFAAGLDHTARPALATLRLVITGGEVLPPAPTDAWFTHLPHVPVVNTYGPTETAIAATAHTVHRRTAERIPIGTALGGRRTYVLDPHGNPTPLGVPGELCIGGPELARGYHHQPALTAHRFTPDPHGPAGSRLYHTGDRVRRLPNGTLHYLGRLDNQIKLRGYRIELDEIQTTLTNHPHITTAITTIREDQPGHPRLTTHYTTTHTTPLTTTELRTWCATTLPDHMIPTTYIHLTTLPTTPTGKIDHKALPAPTTDEGAKSTSFVEPSTPTEDVIASIWSVALGIDRVGVEDNFFELGGHSLRATVVASRIRQAFDCAVQVRHIFENPTVSALAVTVEQLLIDEIAAMSGDEIDLSLHLHLQ